In one window of Halomarina pelagica DNA:
- a CDS encoding Glu/Leu/Phe/Val family dehydrogenase → MDETTPLENMLAQMERAQEYARVDPGIFERLKYPERTLKVTLPVRMDDGSVEVFTGYRCQFDSARGPYKGGIRYHPSVTMEEVTALAGWMTWKTALVDLPYGGAKGGVICEVKEMSTDELRRMTRRYTEGIRRMIGPHVDVPAPDMNTNPQVMAWIMDTYSMYEGYSIPQVVTGKPLSLGGTPGRVEATGRGVAMITRKVFDYLDKDLHEATIAIQGFGNVGSWAARLLAEMGANVVAVSDVTGARYDPDGLDLRSLLAFSEGGGTMEGYPDAEFISNEALLELDVDVLIPAAVADVITTDNVDDVRASVIVEAANGPTTTAADDALVERDVPVVPDILANAGGVIVSYLEWVQNTQEYSWTLSQVNADLERRLTGSFDEVVDAYHRHETPDLRTAAYTIALRRVATAHELRGLFP, encoded by the coding sequence ATGGACGAGACCACCCCACTGGAGAACATGCTGGCCCAGATGGAGCGGGCCCAGGAGTACGCGCGGGTCGATCCGGGCATCTTCGAGCGGCTGAAGTACCCCGAGCGGACGCTGAAGGTGACGCTCCCGGTGCGGATGGACGACGGGAGCGTCGAGGTGTTCACGGGCTACCGCTGTCAGTTCGACAGCGCCCGCGGCCCCTACAAGGGCGGCATCCGCTATCACCCGAGCGTGACGATGGAGGAGGTGACGGCGCTCGCGGGGTGGATGACGTGGAAGACGGCGCTCGTGGACCTCCCATACGGCGGGGCGAAGGGCGGCGTCATCTGCGAGGTCAAGGAGATGAGCACGGACGAACTGCGCCGCATGACCCGCCGCTACACGGAGGGCATCCGGCGGATGATCGGCCCGCACGTGGACGTGCCCGCGCCGGACATGAACACCAACCCGCAGGTGATGGCGTGGATCATGGACACCTACTCGATGTACGAGGGCTACAGCATCCCGCAGGTGGTCACGGGCAAGCCCCTCTCGCTCGGCGGGACGCCGGGTCGCGTCGAGGCGACCGGCCGCGGCGTCGCCATGATCACCCGGAAGGTCTTCGACTACCTCGATAAGGACCTCCACGAGGCGACCATCGCGATCCAGGGGTTCGGGAACGTCGGGAGCTGGGCCGCGCGCCTGCTCGCCGAGATGGGGGCGAACGTCGTCGCCGTCAGCGACGTCACCGGCGCTCGCTACGACCCCGACGGACTCGACCTGCGCTCGCTGCTCGCGTTCTCCGAGGGCGGCGGGACGATGGAGGGCTACCCGGACGCGGAGTTCATCTCGAACGAGGCGCTGCTCGAACTCGACGTTGACGTGCTCATCCCCGCCGCGGTCGCCGACGTCATCACGACGGACAACGTGGACGACGTGCGGGCGTCGGTGATCGTCGAGGCGGCCAACGGCCCGACGACGACGGCGGCCGACGACGCGCTCGTGGAGCGCGACGTCCCCGTCGTGCCGGACATCCTCGCCAACGCGGGCGGCGTCATCGTCTCGTACCTCGAGTGGGTGCAGAACACCCAGGAGTACTCGTGGACGCTCTCGCAGGTGAACGCCGACCTCGAGCGCCGCCTCACGGGGTCGTTCGACGAGGTCGTCGACGCCTACCACCGCCACGAGACGCCCGACCTCCGGACCGCGGCCTACACGATCGCCCTCCGGCGGGTCGCCACGGCGCACGAACTGCGCGGGCTCTTCCCCTGA
- a CDS encoding S1C family serine protease has protein sequence MTDFHSYEELYRSTIPSVVSIYLAGDGRTPGGAGSGFVFDVMDGEGYVVTNAHVVGENRSVDVRFSEGDWRVGEVVGVDAYTDLAVVRVGDHPEYAVPLPLAGSNPVPGTPVAALGNPMGLDGSLTTGVVSGASRSMPTQQGFAIPDTVQTDAPINPGNSGGPLVTTDGAVVGVNRARGGDNIGFAVSAEVAAQVVPALVEDGAYRHSYLKVRTLDVSPTVAEANGLPEVRGVLVVDVSVGPASGALRGCTGTRRVRGREVPVGGDVITHVDGTPVDSHEELMRHLLLETRPGERVTVDLVRDGRERRAEVTLGERPAAERGPRRGGPGYGPRRRGRGTDVPIR, from the coding sequence ATGACCGACTTTCACAGCTACGAGGAGTTGTATCGCTCGACCATCCCCTCGGTGGTCTCCATCTACCTCGCGGGCGACGGACGGACCCCCGGCGGAGCCGGCTCCGGCTTCGTCTTCGACGTGATGGACGGCGAGGGCTACGTCGTGACCAACGCGCACGTCGTCGGGGAAAACCGCTCCGTGGACGTGCGCTTCAGCGAGGGCGACTGGCGCGTCGGCGAGGTCGTCGGCGTGGACGCCTACACCGACCTCGCGGTGGTCCGCGTGGGCGATCACCCCGAATACGCCGTCCCGCTCCCGCTCGCCGGGTCGAACCCGGTGCCGGGGACGCCCGTCGCGGCGCTCGGTAACCCGATGGGCCTCGACGGCTCGCTGACGACGGGCGTCGTCAGCGGCGCGAGCCGTTCGATGCCCACCCAGCAGGGCTTCGCCATCCCCGACACCGTCCAGACCGACGCGCCCATCAACCCGGGCAACAGCGGCGGCCCGCTCGTCACGACCGACGGCGCGGTCGTGGGCGTCAACCGCGCCCGCGGCGGCGACAACATCGGCTTCGCCGTCAGCGCCGAGGTCGCCGCGCAGGTCGTCCCGGCGCTCGTCGAGGACGGCGCGTACCGCCACTCCTACCTGAAGGTGCGCACGCTCGACGTCTCCCCGACCGTCGCTGAGGCCAACGGACTTCCGGAGGTACGCGGCGTCCTCGTCGTGGACGTGAGCGTCGGCCCGGCGAGCGGCGCGCTGCGCGGCTGTACCGGCACCAGGCGCGTCCGCGGACGGGAGGTCCCCGTCGGCGGCGACGTCATCACGCACGTCGACGGCACCCCGGTCGACAGCCACGAGGAGCTGATGCGTCACCTCCTGCTCGAGACCCGCCCGGGCGAGCGCGTGACCGTCGACCTCGTGCGGGACGGCCGCGAGCGCCGGGCCGAGGTGACGCTCGGCGAGCGTCCGGCGGCCGAGCGGGGGCCGAGGCGGGGCGGGCCCGGATACGGCCCGCGGCGGCGGGGACGCGGCACCGACGTTCCGATCCGCTGA
- a CDS encoding DUF420 domain-containing protein yields the protein MATASSEGVVKAHPKAVTAALSVVGYALVIGAFAGLIPLFPPLSEATVVLFSDLIAVVNTLALTSLLVGWYLIRRGEVRRHRAAMLTAFGLICVFLVLYLWKVGGGFEKSIAIREGQFLAEYAGTVELVYLAMLAIHILLSVVAVPVVLYAVVLGLTHTPAELAETAHARVGRVAVVAWSLSLFLGVVTYVLLNHVYSWEVRGEALLLLAVPARSWLAALRDRRTRS from the coding sequence ATGGCTACAGCCTCCTCCGAGGGCGTCGTGAAGGCGCACCCAAAGGCCGTCACGGCGGCGCTCTCGGTCGTCGGCTACGCACTCGTCATCGGTGCGTTCGCGGGACTCATCCCGCTGTTCCCCCCGCTCTCCGAGGCGACCGTCGTCCTGTTCTCCGACCTCATCGCGGTCGTGAACACGCTCGCGCTCACCTCGCTGCTCGTCGGCTGGTACCTCATCCGCCGTGGGGAGGTTCGCAGGCACCGCGCCGCCATGCTCACCGCGTTCGGCCTCATCTGCGTCTTCCTCGTGCTCTACCTCTGGAAGGTGGGCGGCGGGTTCGAGAAGAGCATCGCGATCCGGGAGGGGCAGTTCCTCGCGGAGTACGCGGGCACCGTCGAACTGGTCTACCTCGCGATGCTCGCGATCCACATCCTCCTCTCGGTGGTGGCGGTGCCGGTCGTGCTCTACGCGGTCGTCCTCGGACTGACCCACACGCCCGCGGAACTCGCGGAGACCGCCCACGCGAGGGTGGGACGCGTCGCCGTCGTCGCCTGGTCGCTCAGCCTCTTTCTCGGCGTGGTGACGTACGTCCTGCTCAACCACGTCTACTCGTGGGAGGTGCGCGGCGAGGCCCTCCTCCTGCTCGCGGTCCCGGCGCGCTCCTGGCTCGCCGCGCTCCGCGACCGGCGTACCCGCTCCTGA
- a CDS encoding cobalamin B12-binding domain-containing protein — MSTDQDQRTIRCLVAKVGLDGHDRGAHVIARAFRDAGFEVIYSGLHRSPDEVVQAAVQEDVDVLGISILSGAHNTLVPKILEGLEEYDALSDTLVVVGGIVPEDDRPALYEAGVAEIFGPGASMEETIDFVRENAPQRE, encoded by the coding sequence ATGAGTACCGATCAGGATCAGCGTACCATCCGGTGTCTGGTGGCGAAGGTGGGGCTGGACGGCCACGACCGCGGGGCGCACGTCATCGCCCGGGCGTTCCGTGACGCCGGCTTCGAGGTCATCTACTCGGGGTTACATCGATCGCCGGACGAGGTAGTGCAGGCGGCGGTCCAGGAGGACGTCGACGTGCTCGGCATCTCCATCCTCTCGGGGGCGCACAACACGCTCGTCCCGAAGATCCTGGAGGGCTTAGAGGAGTACGACGCGCTCTCGGACACGCTCGTGGTCGTCGGCGGAATCGTCCCCGAGGACGACCGCCCCGCGCTCTACGAGGCGGGCGTCGCCGAGATCTTCGGCCCCGGCGCGTCGATGGAGGAGACCATCGACTTCGTCCGCGAGAACGCCCCTCAGCGCGAATGA